The proteins below are encoded in one region of Roseofilum casamattae BLCC-M143:
- a CDS encoding MoaD/ThiS family protein — protein sequence MTADSIHITVKLFAIYQETYGVSELHWEFPANTPVSHVLQRAIAEYPKLEKWQSITRFGINLQFVDGETPMHNGDEVVLIPPVSGG from the coding sequence ATGACTGCTGACTCTATCCACATAACGGTTAAGTTGTTTGCGATTTATCAAGAGACCTATGGCGTATCGGAGTTACACTGGGAATTTCCGGCGAATACTCCCGTCAGTCATGTATTGCAGCGCGCGATCGCCGAATACCCGAAACTGGAGAAGTGGCAAAGTATTACTCGTTTTGGCATTAATCTCCAATTTGTCGATGGGGAAACTCCGATGCACAATGGAGATGAAGTGGTCTTAATTCCCCCAGTTAGTGGAGGATAA
- the crtR gene encoding beta-carotene hydroxylase has product MMVSEAQAHIPLTVPKELLNPPETFFNINVFMFLAALILIGLSVWGYWWGGWPHWLSFGQSILALHFAGTIIHDASHNSAHRDRLINAILGHGSALMLGFAFPVFTRVHLQHHANVNDPENDPDHFVSTGGPLWLINARFFYHEIYFFQRKLWRKNELLEWFLSRLVLVAIVACAYHWGFLSYVMNYWFVPSGIVGLALGLFFDYLPHRPFHETARWKNARVYPSPILNLLIFGQNYHLVHHLWPSIPWYYYEKSYRVMKPLLDKKGCTQTLGLLEKQSFGSFLYDVFIGIRFGGHGKSESKEK; this is encoded by the coding sequence ATGATGGTGTCAGAGGCACAGGCGCACATCCCCCTGACCGTCCCCAAGGAGCTGCTCAACCCACCGGAGACATTTTTCAATATCAATGTCTTCATGTTTTTGGCAGCTCTAATTTTAATTGGACTGTCAGTATGGGGATATTGGTGGGGAGGTTGGCCTCATTGGCTCTCCTTCGGTCAGAGCATTCTTGCCCTGCATTTTGCCGGAACAATCATTCATGATGCATCTCATAACTCGGCTCATCGCGATCGCCTCATCAACGCAATTCTCGGCCATGGTAGCGCCCTCATGCTCGGGTTTGCTTTCCCAGTGTTTACCCGAGTTCACTTGCAGCACCATGCCAACGTCAACGATCCGGAAAACGACCCCGATCACTTCGTGTCTACCGGAGGTCCGCTGTGGCTGATCAATGCCCGATTTTTCTATCACGAAATCTACTTTTTCCAACGCAAACTCTGGCGCAAAAATGAACTGCTGGAATGGTTTCTCAGTCGCTTGGTATTAGTGGCGATCGTCGCTTGCGCCTATCACTGGGGTTTTCTCAGCTACGTGATGAACTATTGGTTTGTCCCCAGCGGTATTGTCGGATTAGCCTTGGGTTTATTCTTCGATTATCTGCCCCATCGCCCGTTCCACGAAACGGCGCGCTGGAAAAATGCCAGAGTCTATCCCAGTCCGATTCTAAACTTACTGATTTTCGGACAAAACTATCATTTAGTTCATCATCTTTGGCCCTCAATTCCCTGGTACTATTACGAAAAATCCTATCGAGTGATGAAGCCTTTACTCGATAAAAAAGGATGCACGCAAACTTTGGGATTATTAGAGAAACAAAGCTTTGGTAGTTTTCTCTACGATGTCTTTATCGGCATTCGCTTCGGCGGCCATGGTAAGTCGGAGAGTAAGGAAAAGTAA
- a CDS encoding AMP-binding protein — protein sequence MSNTIADRLQSQVQLYPDRPAIIDRDRSISFVELDRDSSRAAAYLQDLGLQMGDRILVFLPISIDLYITLIALFKLGITAMFVDPSAGRTHLEQCCTIAPPKALIATRKASLLLLRSPRLRQIPCKLVPGLSLPGLGNWNRWRTYPPLEKSDPATPETPALLTFTSGSTGQPKAALRTHQFLLVQHQVLARHLELQPGAVDLTTLPIFILANLASGVTSLIPDGDLRKPGFIDPAPIIRQIDTHQPASTAASPAFLERLAAYCEENNRSLHGLQRIFSGGAPVFPQLCDRLQQLAPDAKIITVYGSTEAEPIAHHQFVDSSPSNNSPSLGGLCAGIPIPEIELKIIPDAWGTPIPPLTAAEFANQELPPFTPGEIVVSGAHVLPGYVNGIGDRSTKFRVGNTPWHRTGDAGYFCDRGRLWLLGRCNAKIKDSKGIIYPFAVESIAHEYSSIKRAALVSHNHQRWLLLELQPGESKNSTLIASLERALERSQLDKIKIVPKIPVDARHNAKINYPALQKMLSKDE from the coding sequence ATGAGCAATACGATCGCCGATCGCCTACAATCCCAAGTCCAACTCTATCCCGATCGCCCGGCAATTATCGATCGCGATCGGTCTATTTCTTTTGTCGAACTCGACCGAGACTCCAGCCGCGCCGCCGCTTATTTACAAGACCTGGGATTGCAAATGGGCGATCGCATTCTCGTCTTTTTACCCATTAGCATCGACCTTTACATTACCCTAATTGCTTTATTCAAATTGGGGATAACGGCCATGTTTGTTGACCCCAGCGCCGGTCGAACTCACCTGGAACAATGTTGCACGATTGCGCCACCTAAAGCACTGATTGCAACCCGAAAAGCCTCCCTGCTGCTGCTGCGCTCTCCTCGCTTGCGCCAAATTCCTTGCAAACTGGTTCCCGGCCTTTCCCTTCCCGGACTCGGAAACTGGAACCGATGGCGCACCTACCCACCTCTGGAAAAGTCCGATCCGGCAACGCCAGAAACCCCGGCACTCCTCACCTTTACTAGTGGCAGTACCGGACAGCCAAAAGCCGCTCTGCGCACTCACCAATTTCTGCTCGTGCAACACCAAGTTCTCGCTCGACACCTAGAACTGCAACCGGGAGCAGTCGATCTGACCACATTGCCGATCTTCATTCTCGCAAACCTGGCCTCGGGAGTCACCAGCCTCATTCCCGATGGCGACCTGCGCAAACCCGGATTTATCGATCCCGCACCTATTATCCGCCAGATCGACACCCACCAACCGGCAAGTACGGCAGCCTCTCCCGCCTTTCTCGAACGGTTAGCTGCCTACTGCGAAGAGAATAACCGGAGCTTGCATGGGTTGCAACGCATCTTTAGCGGCGGCGCTCCCGTTTTCCCACAACTGTGCGATCGCCTGCAACAGCTCGCCCCCGATGCTAAAATTATTACCGTCTACGGCTCCACCGAAGCCGAACCCATTGCCCATCACCAGTTTGTAGATAGCTCGCCATCCAATAACTCTCCATCTCTCGGCGGACTCTGCGCTGGCATCCCTATCCCGGAAATCGAGCTAAAAATTATCCCCGACGCTTGGGGAACTCCCATTCCTCCATTAACGGCAGCAGAGTTTGCCAACCAAGAGTTGCCGCCATTCACTCCCGGAGAGATTGTCGTCAGTGGCGCTCATGTCTTACCCGGATATGTCAATGGCATTGGCGATCGCAGCACCAAGTTTCGCGTCGGCAACACCCCTTGGCATCGTACTGGAGATGCAGGCTATTTCTGCGATCGCGGTCGGCTTTGGCTGTTAGGACGCTGCAATGCCAAAATTAAAGATAGCAAGGGCATCATCTATCCCTTTGCCGTCGAATCCATTGCCCATGAATATTCCAGCATTAAACGAGCTGCTCTCGTCTCCCATAACCACCAGCGCTGGCTGTTATTAGAACTCCAGCCGGGAGAGAGCAAAAATTCTACCCTCATAGCGAGCTTAGAACGGGCACTAGAGCGATCGCAACTGGATAAAATCAAAATTGTTCCCAAAATCCCCGTTGATGCCCGTCATAACGCTAAAATTAATTATCCAGCCCTACAAAAAATGTTATCTAAAGACGAATAA
- a CDS encoding PEP-CTERM sorting domain-containing protein, which yields MNITGLNDRSQVRRNFAQSFLPVSVLGIVAGGMLSGSAEALTFKFKGTVKSFEFNNGITQDGSVSLGTKVKGKYTFDCLPSDCIYEYGSYSDPTATSGASVKVGNYHFRSVPFEGFGPAPASMQYNMFFTDITNWLTIGIEEAKDPSLDMNRVSPTGGSYSAISMSSSDPFALGSISILSSQGMFQFDPDVAIGVEVTSIRQRQVPEPASTLSLLVVGSLALLSRCRKNQGC from the coding sequence ATGAATATTACAGGTCTAAACGATCGATCTCAAGTTAGAAGGAACTTTGCTCAAAGCTTTCTACCTGTATCAGTACTGGGAATAGTGGCTGGAGGGATGCTATCCGGTTCAGCAGAAGCATTGACTTTCAAATTCAAGGGCACAGTCAAGTCTTTTGAATTCAATAATGGAATAACTCAAGATGGTTCGGTTTCCTTAGGCACTAAAGTTAAAGGAAAATATACTTTTGATTGTTTGCCTTCTGATTGCATTTACGAGTATGGCTCTTATAGCGATCCAACAGCTACATCTGGAGCGAGTGTAAAAGTCGGTAATTATCATTTTCGCTCCGTCCCTTTTGAGGGATTTGGTCCGGCTCCTGCATCTATGCAATATAATATGTTCTTTACAGATATTACTAACTGGTTAACCATTGGAATTGAAGAAGCAAAGGATCCTTCTTTAGACATGAACCGTGTTAGTCCTACCGGAGGGAGTTATAGTGCAATTTCGATGAGTTCATCCGATCCATTTGCCTTGGGTAGTATATCAATTTTAAGTTCTCAAGGTATGTTTCAATTTGACCCAGATGTTGCGATCGGAGTCGAAGTTACTAGTATTAGGCAAAGGCAAGTGCCTGAACCTGCTTCAACCCTCAGTTTATTAGTCGTGGGAAGTTTGGCCCTGCTTTCGCGGTGCCGAAAGAATCAAGGGTGCTGA